CTGCTGCCCGGTTTGGCCTCGGCAATAGAAAGTTCGGGACACCTGAGCGCCGCCGAAGGACCGGTTGGCCAGCGATCCGCCGTATTCGCGGGCGAAGGGGACTCCCTGAGCCACACATTGGTCGATGATGTTGTTGCTGATCTGAGCCAGGCGATAGACGTTGGCTTCGCGAGCTCGATAGTCGCCACCCTTCACCGTGTCGTAGAACAGTCGCCAGATGCTGTCGCCATCGTTGGGATAGTTCTTGGCGGCATTGATTCCGCCCTGAGCCGCGATGCTGTGAGCACGTCGAGGGCTGTCCTGAAAACAGAACGACTTCACGTGGTAACCGAGTTCGCCCAGCGACGCTGCGGCCGCTCCGCCAGCGAGGCCCGTGCCGACCACGATGACGCTGAACTTTCGTTTGTTGGCAGGGTTCACCAGCTTCATGTTGAAGCGGTGTTTGTCCCAGAGCGTTTCGATCGCTCCTTCCGGAACTCGTGAGTCCAGAGTTTCACTTGCCACATGAACCATCAGTTTGCCTCAACTTATTGGTGCCCGTTCGACGGGTGTTTTCTGAGCCATTCAAAATCGGACCGGACAACTAACCAGCCGTTGCAGGCGGTCCGTAAGAAAAGAACAACAGACTGATAAACCCGAGCGCGATCGCCCATGCGAAAACAACGCAGACAATCCGGATCAACTTATTCCAGCGTGAATGACTGATGCCCAGCGTTTGAAATGCGCTGCTGACGCCGTGAGTCAGATGAACCCCAAGGCCAAGCAGAGCAATCGCGTAGACGACTTTTGCGATGGGGTTGCTGAGTACCTGCTTAACGTGTGCGTAAAGATTTTCTTCGCCATGTTCCAGGCCACGGACGTTAAATTTCATGTCGGCAATATGCAGAACCAGAAATACAAAAATCAGCAGTCCCGTCGGCAGCATCCAGTTGGCTGCTCCGCCGCCAGACATCACAACGTTGTCCTGCTTGGTCGCTTTTTCTTCATAGCTCTTACGACGGGCTCGCTTGCTCATCGCGGCTGTCGACAACGCTAGTCCAATATGAGCGAAGAAAAGTGCCAGCAGGCCGACTTCAGCGCCCCACAACACAGGGCCAAGGCTGTGCAGTTTTTCAGCGTATTCGTTGAACTGCTGTTCACCGGCATACAGCAGCAGATTGCCCGCAAGGTGAGCGACAAGGAACCCGCACAAAGCCAGCCCCGTCAACGCCATCAGAAGTTTCTGACCGACGGACGTGCCACAAACTTTCACAAGCGGCCCGATACCTGGCACCTTTGAAAGCAGCTCAGCAGGAATAGCGAATATTTTACAAAGAAAGTCCAAAGCCCCGCTCCTTCAAGCGTGCATGAACGCGAACAACCCTCAAAACGCGCCGTGATTATAGAAGGCATCTTTAGAACTTCAACGAAGCCGCAAACGTACTCGAAATGAGGAATGCTGGTGGACGTGGCAGCAACCACGGCGGTGACAGCAACCACGAAAGTCACGAAACACACGAAAAGGAATGCGACGGCATAGAAGCAAAGTAGGGACAATTCTATGCAGGATGGGCGCTGTTCATGAGACAATCGGAACAGCAGTTGACTGGCAATGCCCGTCCTGCTGTCTCTTTCGTGTGGTTCGTAAATTTCGTGGTTGAAACCTGCCGCTCTGCGATTCACTTCCGTGCGCAGACACAGCGCAAAAAAAAGCCGACGGTTTCCCATCGGCTCGAAATGCCCTTCTGATTCTTCAAAACATTACACAGCCGGAATCGTGCCGCCGAAGACGGGGCTCCACGGGCCGGTTTCGCCGCGAGTGTTCACCCAGCGAAGCAGGTAGTGAGCCGTCTTGCCGCCGTCTTCTGCCTTGAAGCTCACATCAGCGAAGTCGCGAGTGGCAATGGTGGCCAGGCGATAGTCTTCCGGATTTTCCGGAGCGTGATCGGCGACCGCCACATACACTTCGCAGCCTGTGACGCCATGAGGTTTCCCCTTACGCGTTCGTCGTTGGGGGTCGAAGATCGTGACGGTGTGACGCAGCAGGTCGGTGCTGATCACGGCACCCACAGGAAATTCGGTCGGCGTTTGCACCGGAGTTCTGTGAGAACTGCGAGGCGTCACGCCCAGCCGTTCCAGAGCCGCGTTGCTGACTTCGTCGTTGCCTTTGACAAAACGAAACGTCGACTGCAGAGCATCCAGCAGTTCGGTGCGAGCCACGTCTTTTTCGTTTGTGGCCGCCTTCGCTTCATCTTTGGCGGCTTCGTGAGCTGCCAGTTTTTCTTTGTAAACTTCCAGAGCCGTTTTGACTCGGTCGGTCCGCTCGCCCGCATGGTACTCGTTCGGAAATTCTTCCAGCACGGTGACAGCGTTCTGAGCGAAAGGCCCGAGTTCATGGGCGTTCTTGGGAACAGCCATGAGCACTTCCTTTCGGAAAAGAACATCGCAGAATCATCCAGCCAACGTCTGTCGACGGCGAAGGGCACCCAACCGACAACACACAGCGTGAGGGGACAACACTGCCAAGAGTTACGCAGTCAACCCATCAAACCGGGCCTGCACAAAAAAGCTAGGCCCGAAAGTTCTCACGAACGCGGAAGAATTTTCTGCAGAAGGCCGAAGCCGCAAAACCACCCAGTTAATTTCTGCCGCCGACACGAATGCTAACGATAACGCAGCACATGCACTTCCTACGAACAGCACAACCAAACGCCTCGCTCACTCCGCCGAACAGTTGGACAGGTTCGCCGAAGAGTCTGACAAGTCTGTCAGACTCTTCGACAGGCCTGTCAGAAAGTTGGACAGAGCTGCCAGACAGTTCGACTGGTCTGTCAGAACGTCCGCACAAACTGTCCACCAATCCGCCAGCACAAAATTATTGTTCGACAGAGTTGTCAGCAACCTTTTCCAACTCGCCAGACTTCCCACCAGCGCTGTCAAACCGCAGGACGTCTAGAACAACCACGAAAGGGACGAAATTCACGAAAGAATCGCAGAACTCGGGCCGTGCTTTTTCGTGTGTTTCGTTATTTTCGTGGTTGCCCAACCCACTCACCGAACAATCTGTTCCCATCCGAGCAGCCAGGAGTCAGTGAACCTAAGTAGGGCAGGCTCCCGCCTGCCGAATTCGATCGCGGTCGCTTGAAACACAACCGCTGGCCTGGCAGATGGTCGTAAGAAGTTGTTTTTCGCAGAAAAACAAAGACGTTGGCAGGCGGGAGCCTACCAACTACCGGGACTTGAAGACATAGGCGACGAATG
This DNA window, taken from Fuerstiella marisgermanici, encodes the following:
- a CDS encoding succinate dehydrogenase cytochrome b subunit encodes the protein MDFLCKIFAIPAELLSKVPGIGPLVKVCGTSVGQKLLMALTGLALCGFLVAHLAGNLLLYAGEQQFNEYAEKLHSLGPVLWGAEVGLLALFFAHIGLALSTAAMSKRARRKSYEEKATKQDNVVMSGGGAANWMLPTGLLIFVFLVLHIADMKFNVRGLEHGEENLYAHVKQVLSNPIAKVVYAIALLGLGVHLTHGVSSAFQTLGISHSRWNKLIRIVCVVFAWAIALGFISLLFFSYGPPATAG